Below is a window of Vibrio aerogenes DNA.
ATCTTTGGCTGCCTCGACAATTTCAGGTTTTTCTGCCACCTGTGCCGTGCCGCAATGCCACCAGGCCTCATAGCCATGCGTCATCGTTTTGGGCAGAACTTTGATATCAATCAGTGTGGATACGGTTTGTTGTTTCGCATCTGCAATGGCAGCGACAAGTTCTTCTTCGGTATGGACACGATAGGCTTTACAGCCATAACTTTCTGCATTCTTTGCGAAATCTACCGGGACCAGCGGGCCGGTCATCTGTCCGGTTTCCGGGTCACGGAAGCGGTTCTCGGTCCCGTAGCTGCCCATCCCCTGGCTCATTTGCAGGTTATTAATACAACCGAATGATGCATTGTCGAACAGAACAACATTAATCTTCACGCCTTCCTGAACCGAGGTTTGAAGCTCTGAATGCAGCATCATATAGGAGCCGTCACCGAGCATGGTATACACCGGTTGATCCGGCCGGGCGATTTTCGCCCCGACCGCAGCCCCGACTTCATAGCCCATACAGGAATAGCCGTATTCCATATGATACGTGTCGGGCTGTTTCGGTTGCCAGAGGCGTTGCAGATCGCCCGGAAGTGAACCGGCTGCACCGACAACAATGGCATTGTCCTCAAGATGTTGATCTAAAATGCCCAGCACGCGGGTTTGCGTCAGGCGGGTATTCAGCGCGTTTTTGTATTCTTCAAGCTGGTTGTCGAAGTGGCCGTCGATTTCCGGAACAAACCCATCGGCCGCTTTCAGGGTGAACAGCCTTTGAAGCTCTGCCTGCCATGCTTGTCTGGCTGACTGAATTTCACCGGCATAGCTGTTTTTATATCCGGCTGCCTGCAAGGCCGGTGTGAGTGCATCCAGTGCTGCTTTGGCATCGGCGATGACCGGTACAGCATCCAGTTTGACGGCATCAAATTCTGATACATTAATGGTCAGAAAATCAACGTCGGGATTCTGAAACAGTGATTTTGACGCGGTGGTGAAATCGGTGAAACGGGTTCCGACGCCAATGACCAGATCCGCTTCTTTAGCGATTAAGTTTGCAGCCAGACAACCGGTGGTGCCGACACCACCCAGATTCAGCTCATGATCAGACACAATGGCGCTTTTGCCGGCCTGAGTTTCCCCAAACGGGATGTTGAATGTTTCGGCGAACTGACGGAATGCTTCATGTGCTTCTGAGTAACGTACACCGCCGCCGCAAACCAGCAGGGGTTTCTTCTTGTGCTTGATCAGACTGACGGCATCCTGAATCATCGCCTCTGTCGCAGGACGACGTTCAATACGGTGAACGCGTTTTTGGAAGAAATATTCAGGGAAGTCATAGGCTTCTCCCTGGACATCCTGAGGCAGACAAATGGTTACCGCACCTGTGTCAGCAGGGTCTGTCAGCACACGCATCGCATTGATCATCGCTGACATCAGCTGTTCCGGGCGGTTAATCCGGTCCCAGTAACGGGAAACGGGTTTAAAGCAGTCGTTCGTGCTGATCGAAGCATCATGATATTGCTCGACCTGCTGCAAAACCGGGTCGGGTTGACGGGTGGCGAATGTATCTCCCGGTAAGAATAACACCGGGATTCGGTTGGCTGTCGCTGTCGCAGCGGCAGTGACCATATTGGCAGCTCCAGGTCCGACGGAAGAGGTAACGGCATAGATTTTTTTACGCTTGTTTTGCTTGGCAAACCCCATCGCTGCATGGGCCATACCCTGTTCGTTACAGCCCTGGTGCACAACAAGTTCTCCGGCATTTTCTTCCAGTGCCTGACCAAGGCCGAGCACATTACCGTGACCAAAAATCGTAAATACACCATGGATAAACTGATGCTGACCGCCATCGAACTCAACATATTGTTGGTTCATAAATTTCACCAGCGCTTGCGCGGTCGTCATTCTTATCGTGCTCATAACCACTTTCTCCAAATTAATGTAATCAGAGGAGCCGGAGAACCGGTCTCTTTACCTGCCGTGTGACACTGCATTTCATTACGTGATAGCGTTACTATATGGAATATAAATTTCATTTCAATGTTTTTGTGAAATGAAAAATACTTTTGTGATCCCGGTAAAATTGTTGGATACGATCATTTCATTTGTGAAAATGATCGCATCATCATGATAAATAGAGATTGAAAATGAAATGAATGTTTCATAGTATAAGTTGAACTGAAATGCATCAGGCCAATGTACCTGGCGGAAAAACTTAAAGATTAGGTGAGGAACGTCTTATGTCAAAACTGCTTTCAAAATATAGTGATCCAGCGCAGGATGGATGCACACAGAAAATAACACCGGCCAATGCCGGCTGGGAGCATGTCGGCTTCGAAGTGTATGAATTAGAGCCGGGACAGACACTGGCGATTCATGATGCCGGACTGGAAGTTTGTCTGGTGCTTGTTGCCGGGAAGGCAACAGTAAAAACGGAGACCGTCAGCTTCGGTGAAATCGGAGACAGGATGAGCCCGTTTGAACGCAAGAAGCCGTATGCGGTTTATCTTGCTCCGGATGATCACTGTGAAGTTGAAGCGTTAACCAAACTGGAGCTTGCGGTGTGCAAAGCACCGGGGAACGGAACTTTTGAAACCCGCCTGATTGCTCCGGATGATATTGATGCTGAAGCGCGGGGGCAGGGGAATAATCAGCGTTTTGTTCATAATATTCTGCCGGATTATGCGCAGGCGGATAGTTTACTGGTTGTGGAAGTCTATACCGACGAGGGTTGCACCAGTTCATATCCGAGTCATAAACATGATACTGCCAATGAACCACAGGAAACTTATCTGGAAGAAACATACTACCACCGGCTTAATCCATCACGGGGATTCTGTATGCAGCGGGTTTACACCGATGATCGCTCTCTTGATGAGTCCATGGCGGTGTATGACAAAGATGTGGTGAAAGTGCCCAAAGGGTATCACCCGGTCGCTACGATTGCCGGTTATGATAACTATTATCTGAATGTCATGGCGGGACCATCACGGAAGTGGCTGTTTACCTGGGAAGCTGATCATGAGTGGGTCAATGGCGAGGATTATAAAAATAAGCATGCGTGATGATTGAATGATCCACCGGAACTTTCGGGTACCGGAGAATAGCGAAGCCACCTGCATTTGCAGGTGGCTTTATTTTTTTCAAGCAGTACCAATCTGGAAAATATCCAGATCAGAAAATGACTTAGCATGGTATAAGTGTTTATGCTATTGGGTGTATATGTTATTCTGGCCGCTGTTCTGTTTAAGACCAACAGACACTCTCAACATTATACTTGCCCGGTTATGGCGTGATTTTCTGTGATTTGATCGGTTCATTGCCGGGAACCGGTATAAAAGCAGCAATCGTTATGAAAACATGAATCGTCACGAAAACATCAATCGTTACGAAAACATCAATCGTTATGAAAATAGTAACGGTTATAAAACAAAGGAGACAGAAAAGATGCAAAAAACGGCATTGGGAACGACTGGTTTTGATATTGTGCCATTGGTTTTTGGCGGGAACGTATTTGGCTGGACAATTGATGAAAAAATCAGCTTTTCTATTTTAGATGCCTTTGTCGATCATGGTTTTGACGCTATAGATACGGCAGATGTTTATTCAACATGGGCACCCGGAAATCAGGGCGGGGAGTCGGAAACAATTATCGGCCACTGGCTGAAAGCGAAGCCTGCAATGCGGGATAAAATTAAATTGTTTACCAAAGTCGGTGATGATCTGAAAATTCCCGGTCATAAAGGGCTGTCAGAAAAATGGATTACTCAGGCTGTTGAAGATTCGCTCCGCCGTTTGCAGACCGATTATATTGACCTGTATTTTTCTCACTGGCCGGATGACAGTACACCTTACGAGGAGACGCTGGGCGCTTATGAAAAACTGCTGAAATCAGGTAAGGTTCGCTCGGTTGGTGCTTCCAATCTGGATGTGGAACAACTCAGTCAGTCTTTGGCTGTGGCAAAACAACATACGCTGCCTGCTTATCAGGTGCTTCAGCCGGAATATAATCTGTATGACCGGAACGGATTTAATGCCGATTTGCAGGGCCTGTGTCTGCGGGAAAACATCGGGGTTGTGACTTATTACAGTCTGGCTTCCGGCTTTCTGTCCGGAAAATATCGTTCAACGCAGGATTTGTCCAAGAGCGCCCGCGGCGATGGTATCGGTAAATATCTGGATGAAAAAGGTCTTGGTATCCTGAAATTGCTTGATGAAATCAGTGAGCATCACCAGGCTCAACCCGCAGAAATTGCGCTGGCCTGGCTGATTGGTGAAAAAGCAGTCACCGCGCCGATTGCCAGTGCCACAAAAACAGCCCATATTGAAAGTTTTGCCAAAGCGATGTCTGTCCGTTTAAGTGACGAAGAGCATCAGCAGCTGACGGATGCAGGGTTGGTTTAAGTTGCTGAACTTCCATCACCACCAAACAGGCGAACATTGTGATTCGCCGGTTTGGTTCTGCTGCCTGTACCAGTTAAGTCCTTTCTTTCTGTTCAGTATGAGAAAGCCGCCGTGCCAGATTATCCATCAGAGAAAATAATATTTCGACGTTATAGCCGATTAAAAAAGCGATCAACATGGGTGAATATTCCGCTTCAATCACAGACTGCCCATCACTGAATAGCATACCACTGGAAATGCCCATTACACCGCCCAGCAAAATTCTGAGGTTATAATCCAGACAACTTTTTACTGTAAATGTTTCTTCCCTGAATGATTGATAGATGGACCGCAGTACCAGTGTGAAAGCACCTGTACATCCCAGCAACAGAGGCAAGATATAGCTTTCCAGCAGGTCGATAATATGACCGGCAGAAATCCGGGCACTGAAGAATAAATACCGGGACGTATGTAACTGACGGGTTGCTTTCAGCTGATCAATTGTCTGCTGATAACGGCTGATTTTTTTGTTGTTCTTGCGGGTTGAAGACATGTTTTTCAGGCGTTCAATCTGTTGCTGAGCTTCTTGTAACTTTTTATGGT
It encodes the following:
- the iolD gene encoding 3D-(3,5/4)-trihydroxycyclohexane-1,2-dione acylhydrolase (decyclizing), which encodes MSTIRMTTAQALVKFMNQQYVEFDGGQHQFIHGVFTIFGHGNVLGLGQALEENAGELVVHQGCNEQGMAHAAMGFAKQNKRKKIYAVTSSVGPGAANMVTAAATATANRIPVLFLPGDTFATRQPDPVLQQVEQYHDASISTNDCFKPVSRYWDRINRPEQLMSAMINAMRVLTDPADTGAVTICLPQDVQGEAYDFPEYFFQKRVHRIERRPATEAMIQDAVSLIKHKKKPLLVCGGGVRYSEAHEAFRQFAETFNIPFGETQAGKSAIVSDHELNLGGVGTTGCLAANLIAKEADLVIGVGTRFTDFTTASKSLFQNPDVDFLTINVSEFDAVKLDAVPVIADAKAALDALTPALQAAGYKNSYAGEIQSARQAWQAELQRLFTLKAADGFVPEIDGHFDNQLEEYKNALNTRLTQTRVLGILDQHLEDNAIVVGAAGSLPGDLQRLWQPKQPDTYHMEYGYSCMGYEVGAAVGAKIARPDQPVYTMLGDGSYMMLHSELQTSVQEGVKINVVLFDNASFGCINNLQMSQGMGSYGTENRFRDPETGQMTGPLVPVDFAKNAESYGCKAYRVHTEEELVAAIADAKQQTVSTLIDIKVLPKTMTHGYEAWWHCGTAQVAEKPEIVEAAKDIRRVLAKARQY
- the iolB gene encoding 5-deoxy-glucuronate isomerase; this encodes MSKLLSKYSDPAQDGCTQKITPANAGWEHVGFEVYELEPGQTLAIHDAGLEVCLVLVAGKATVKTETVSFGEIGDRMSPFERKKPYAVYLAPDDHCEVEALTKLELAVCKAPGNGTFETRLIAPDDIDAEARGQGNNQRFVHNILPDYAQADSLLVVEVYTDEGCTSSYPSHKHDTANEPQETYLEETYYHRLNPSRGFCMQRVYTDDRSLDESMAVYDKDVVKVPKGYHPVATIAGYDNYYLNVMAGPSRKWLFTWEADHEWVNGEDYKNKHA
- a CDS encoding aldo/keto reductase is translated as MQKTALGTTGFDIVPLVFGGNVFGWTIDEKISFSILDAFVDHGFDAIDTADVYSTWAPGNQGGESETIIGHWLKAKPAMRDKIKLFTKVGDDLKIPGHKGLSEKWITQAVEDSLRRLQTDYIDLYFSHWPDDSTPYEETLGAYEKLLKSGKVRSVGASNLDVEQLSQSLAVAKQHTLPAYQVLQPEYNLYDRNGFNADLQGLCLRENIGVVTYYSLASGFLSGKYRSTQDLSKSARGDGIGKYLDEKGLGILKLLDEISEHHQAQPAEIALAWLIGEKAVTAPIASATKTAHIESFAKAMSVRLSDEEHQQLTDAGLV